The nucleotide window AATCGCTCTGGACAATCCCGCGGCCGACATCGGGACAGAAAACCCGATCTTAGGCATTGAAGATGTGGTTCCTGCCCATATTCTGAACAACCGCAGACAGAGACTGAAGGCCAGATTTATCGGAAGACTGGCTGCTACCGCCATCAAATGGATCCCGGTAGGCAAAAAAGCTGTGGAAAGACAGAGTGATTACCTGATCAACTGGAAGCTGGATGAAACGGTAAGCAAAGAATTAATCTCTTACTGTAAATCCCAGGGGGTAACAGTGAATACATTTTTGAGTGCAGCAGTATTGCAGGCATTTAAAAAAGTAAGGGGAGAAAAATCCTTCAATAAAGTTTCCTGTCCGGTAGACATCAGGCGTTTTGCCCAACAGATCAAAGAAGACCATATTTTCGCTTTCGGGCTGATGATTGTGGTGTCTGCTGATGAAAAGCTAAGCTTTACGGATAATCTCCGTGCCATGCAGAAATCTGTGGAACAGAAGACCTCAAAGCTGAATCCTTACCTCACCATGATGGTGATGGAATCCGGACATGACGCGCTTAAGAATTTTACCAGGCTTTTAAAGAACGGGAAATCCTCCAACGACTGTATGTTTTCGAATCTGGGACGTATTCAGATTCCTCATGAGTACAAAGCATTTACGGTGGAAACCATCCTCAGCCCGTCTGTCATTGGTCCTTTGGGGAATACCACTACCCTGGTGGTCTCTACCTACCGTGGCAAAATGGATTTTTCTTTCATGGGAAGCGAAGGTTATTTACCGTATACCGATGCCATGGCAGTACGTGACGAAGTGATGCAAACGATTCATTCACAACTAAAACAAATGGCAGTATCATGATCAAAAGACCTTTAATGATGGTGGAAAGGATCATGTATGTAGATCCTGAAACGCCTTTAAACTGTGTTTACACGGCAAAGATCAACGGGCAGATTGCTGAAGAAACGTTTAAAACTGCCCTACTCAAAATCCAGCAGAAACACCCTATTCTGAGAGCTAATATTGATCACAGCAAAGGACGCTATCCTTATTTTATAGGACAACAAGATATTGAACCCATTCCGCTCCGGATTGTAGAAAGAAAAACAGATGACGACTGGTTTAAAGAATCCGAAAAAGGATGGTTCAGATTCTTTGAAGAAC belongs to Chryseobacterium gleum and includes:
- a CDS encoding condensation domain-containing protein, which translates into the protein MNPPVKRRLLFGERMLLGDGTEPFNAVIPFRLRGTFTLKEIQQALAQIQNKHPWLRALISHDEKNIPWFNVPEKTVSIPVRIVTRQSEDQWQEESRKEWNTLFSYEKLPLIRFVWIKGEDVSDMLFAFHHCLCDGGSAMAFLKEFLIALDNPAADIGTENPILGIEDVVPAHILNNRRQRLKARFIGRLAATAIKWIPVGKKAVERQSDYLINWKLDETVSKELISYCKSQGVTVNTFLSAAVLQAFKKVRGEKSFNKVSCPVDIRRFAQQIKEDHIFAFGLMIVVSADEKLSFTDNLRAMQKSVEQKTSKLNPYLTMMVMESGHDALKNFTRLLKNGKSSNDCMFSNLGRIQIPHEYKAFTVETILSPSVIGPLGNTTTLVVSTYRGKMDFSFMGSEGYLPYTDAMAVRDEVMQTIHSQLKQMAVS